CACTCTCTGCAAGCCCCAATTCAGCGGCGCGCTCCAAGAGCAACTGCTCATTCACTAAGTTAGTAAGAAGTACAGACTTTTCGTTTTCACTTAGCCCCGCTTCGCGCGCTTTTTCGATTTGGTCAATCTTCGCGTTCAATTGATTTTGGGAAATCACGGCACCATTCACGACAGCAAGCGCATCTTGCGGAAACACATCATTTTCGCTATTAACGGATCCTACTGCGGCCAAGGCAATACCAGCCACTGCCCCAAAAAACAGTAAAACTTCTTTGTTTTTCATCCTGTTATCACCTTTTTAAATACACACTTGCGTTCATTAATGGCCATCATTAAAATAGTCAGTCACGCACAAAACAATCCATAAGGGGACACACGTGACCAATCAATCTGATGGCAAGACCAGACGCGCAGACGCTACACGAACCGCTCTTATTGAAGCCGCAGAAAGATTGATTGCTCAAAATGGTCTCGCTGATGTTTCAACGCGCGAAATCCTACAAGAAGCAGGGCAAAGAAATCAATCCGCTCTTCAATATCATTTTGGTTCAAAGGAAGGATTGATCAGCGCTACCATCAATGAACGCACAGGTCAGATGGATAAACGCCGGCAGGAAATGATTGAAAAACTGGGTGATGATCCCAGCATGCGTGAAATCCTGGAAGTAATGGTCCTCCCGCTCTGCGAGCTTATTGAAAATGATGCCGCTGGTAAAAATTACCTGATTTTCCTCGCGCAAGCTATTACTCAACCAAGCTGGGACCTGCGTGCTATCATCAAAGAATATGATATTAAGGGCCTCGATCTAGCGTATCAGTTTTATGATAAAAAACTCGCACACCTAAGCAATGAGGAACGCAAACTTCGTCAGGCGGTTGGATACGACCTTACAATATTGTCCCTCACCCGCTGGTGCCTTTCAGACGATGAAAACAAGCGATCGCTTGAAGATATGATTGAGTTTGTCATCAACAGTACCATTGCTGTGGTTGAAGGCTGATATAAGTCTCCCACTAAATTACAGAAGCGTGATTAGTCAGGTAGGCTTTTCGCGCTAGCTTACCATTAAACTACTATCAAAATTCAGCTCAAGGGGAGTTCATATGGGGTTGACAGTATGTGGTCTGGCAGGATCACCATTCTTTAGAAAAGTCTGTACGGTACTTAATGAAAAAGGCGTTGCTTACGATATTGAAAATCTAAGCCCGTTTGGTGCTGGGGATGAGTTCACAAAAATGAACCCTGCCCGCAGAATTCCGGTTTTGAAGGATTCTGATGTCGGCGATGATTTCGTACTGCCAGATTCCAGCGCTATCGTTCATTACATCGAACGCAAATACTCTAAAAACTCTTTGATGCCATCTGATCCAGTTGAATATGGCCGCGCCATGTGGTTCGAAGAATATGCTGATAGTGAGATGGCCAGTAAAATCGGCCTTGGTGTATTCCGCAAAGTTGTTTTCCCTCAAATGGCAAAACAAGCACCTGACCTTGAAGGCGCTATCGAAGTAATCCGCAACACTCTACCTGCCATTCATGATTATATTGAAGGCGAACTTGAAGACAAAGAGTGGTTAGCTGGGGACATGTTCTCTATTGCTGATATTTCAGTTGCTGTTCAGTATGGCAACCTTGCATTCACTGGATACGCACCCTCTGCTGAACGCTGGCCTAACCTTGCCGCCTTCATGCGCCGTGTTGGCCAGAAAGAAAGCTTTGCAGGGCTTCACATGCGGGCTGCAACATACTTTGCAGAAATGAAGAAGGTTGAACTAGATCCTACCGAAGGTCTCTAGGCAATATCGTTAAAGTCCACTGAAGAGGAACTACCCATGTCAGATAACTGGATGATCTATGGTGCTACAGGCTACACAGGCCGTCTTATCGCAGAAGAAGCCAAAGCCAGAGGCTTAAAACCCACATTGGCCGGTAGAAATGCTGAGAAGGTGAAAGCTATAGCTGATGAGCTGGAGTTACCATGGGCCGCTTTCTCTGTGGACGACAAGCATGCAGTTGAGGCCGCGTTACAGGATAAAGCACTGGTGCTTTCCGTGGCAGGCCCCTTCTCTGCTACAGCGGATCAGATGACAGATGCCTGCATTGCAACAGGCACGCATTACCTTGATGTAACCGGCGAGATTGCCGTTTTTGAACTCGCTGCAAGTAAATCCTCCAATGCAGAAAAAGCAGGTGTCACCCTTCTTCCAGGTGTTGGGTTTGATGTTGTTCCAAGTGACTGTATTGCAGCTCACACCGCAAAACGTGCATCTGGCCCAACAGATCTCACTCTCGCTATCTTTGGCTTGGGTGGCGCTTCTCGCGGCACTGCAAAAACGGGCGTGGAATCGCTTGGCACCGGCACTAGTATTCGCCGGGGTGGCCAAATCAGTAAAACATCAAAACCAATGTTCCGTAGTTTTGAATTTGATGGCGAGAGCCATGAATTCATCGGCGTATCATGGGGGGATGTATCAACGGCTTACCACAGCACAGGTATTGATAATATCGAAGTATATTTCCCAAATGCCGGCCCTATTAAAAGCATGGCAAAGATGAGCAAGAATTTCGGTTGGCTGATGCGCCGAAAGTTTGTGCAAAACTTCCTCAAAAAGAAAATTGATGAAATGCCTGCTGGCCCAACAGCGGAGCAGCGTGCCAAAGCTGGAACGCAAATTCTAGCGGAAGTAACTGATAAAGACGGAACAATTTACCGTTCCATACTTAGCTGCCCTAACGGATATTCACTCACCGCTGACTCAGCCGTAACTTGTGCAGAAAAGATACTCGCAACCAACGGAAAGCTTGGCTTTCAAACACCATCCAGAGCTTTTGGAGTGGAACTGCTAAAAGACTTAAAAGATTGCTCTATAAAGGATTTATAAAATAAGGGGCTATAAGCCCCTTTTTCTTTAACTTGCTTTAGCCTTTGGCATTACCAGTCCAGCATTAGGTTTACCAAAATAATATCCTTGGCCAAAATCCACCCCCATGCTGCGCAACAGCTCAGCATGCTCTTTTGTCTCAACCCACTCACCTACAGTTACAATGCCCAAATCTCGACATAAGGTAACCATTGATCTTAAGAAAGCTCTGTCTTCTTTGCTTTCTGTGGCATTGCGCACATAATCCCCATCAATTTTCAGCGCATCAATCTGTAGTTTCTTGAGATACTGAAAACCTGAAGCTCCCGCGCCAAAATCATCCAAATATACCCGGAAGCCTTCATTGCGAATTTCACTTAGAACCTCACCAAGAGAATCCAGGTCTGAAATTTTTGCAGACTCTGTGATCTCAATTGATAGGTAACGTTTCAGGTCTTTATTACCTTTAAGAGTAGCAACCAAATCAAGCTTAAACTCTGTATCAGATAAAGACCGCCCGGAGATATTGACGGCGATTGAAGGCGTTTCACCAACATTACCAAGCTCTCTGATTTTCCTGATGGTACGGTAAAGAACTGCTTTATCAAACTCGAGGATCAATCCAACGTCTTCAGCAAATCGGATCATTTCCCACTGGCTACTGATCATCTCAGGTAAATCAAAACGCGCAAGCGCTTCATAGTGATGAACATCGTTAGATTTCAAATTCACAATTGGTTGGTAGACAAGCGAAAAAGCACCTTCATCAAGAACCTTGCGGAAGGCCCTCACACGTTCAGCAGTGCCACCTATTAGTTCATCGCTTTTCGCCGCGATTTCGGAAACATCAAAACCATCCGAACCATCTGCAAACTGCTGCAAGCTGAAAGCAAGTGCCCGCATGCTATCCTTTTCGCTTAAGTTCGCATCAGCAGCGTTAATTGTTGCAGCTTCAAGAGCAACACCCGTTGCTTTCTTGATTGTCTCAACATAATCAACCTTTTCACTGCCCTCTTTACGTTCATGGACAAAGGCGAACTTGTCGTTAGCTAGCATAGCTGCATGACTGCCGCCCACGGAAAAGCTTTTCAAATAGTTTTCCAGATCACGCTGCTGCCCAGTATCCAGTCTTTCGCCCTCACCAGCTTCAATAACAGTTACCTGCATATTGTCTTCAGCTTCAGGATTACCTTCAAACAAATCTTCCAGTCGCTCGAAGAACTCAGCTTTATTCTCTTCTAGTTGAGCAGGGGAAACCGTGGATGAAACGTTGCTACTTTCTTTTTGGCCCAAGCGATAAGGCTTAGATAATACAATATAGAGTTCATCCGGCGCATGCGGCAGTTTGGACATAAAAATGGAATAGCGTTCTCGAACTGCTCCTTCACCACCAACTGAAACCATAAAAGGCCCAAGCCGATTGGCACCCGTTAAGGTTTTAGCTGCTGAGGTAATAATCCCAGCGCCTTTTTCCGTAAGTAGATCAAGAAAACAAAAAGACTGGTCGGGCGTGATACCAAGTGTGCTTTTCACAGCCCCATCTGCGTTCAATACCTTATAATCTTTATCCAGTTCCAACAGCAAATCGCCTACGCAAAACGCGTAGCCCAAAAACCTTCCTGGGACTTTGCCTGCAATATTAGCCACCGAAAAGAATACCCCCACAAAAAAACAAATGAACTCTAATGCCCATATTCATCATGTCTCCTAAAACTATTTGGCATAGATTCAGTTAGGAAAAAGTAAATTTCCTAATCAAACAGTCAAAAACGAGAACACGAATAACTAAACTCTAATGTGTAACGTTAACCAAAATGTAAAATCATAAGTGTTGATTTCCAGTTTTGGGCACGCCATTGTCTCCTCTAATCACTGTCATTAAGAGAGATATATTTATGTTTAAGAAGCCAGTTTCAGGGCCGAACAGGCGACATATTCTTACAGGTATCGGTGCAACTACAGCTCTGTTGGCAACAGCAGGCACCACAGCAAGAGCTGCTACAAAAGCGGGCTTTCATCATGGGGTTGCGAGCGGTGACCCTCTTCAGGATGCTGTTATCATCTGGACCCGCTATTACGGCGAAGATATTGCTAACAAAAACATCTCTGGCGCATGGCAAATATCTGAAACCCCTTCGTTTGAGAATGTAATTAAAGAAGGTAGTTTCAAAACGGGACCATCCAGAGATTTCACCGTCAAGGTAGATGTTCAAGGCCTAAAATCTGGTACCCAATATTATTATCGCTTCTCAGTTGGGAATACTGTTAGCCCAACAGGTTCTACCAAAACATTACCGGCTGACGCAAAGGAAGCAAAATTGGCAGTGGTATCATGCTCTAATTACCCACAAGGGTATTTCAATGTTTACCGCAAAGTAGCTGCCCGGCCTTTTGATGCTGTACTTCACCTTGGTGACTATATCTACGAATATGGTGACGGCACATATGATAACCCGGAAGCTAAGGAAAAAGGGCGCACAGTAAAACCTAAAACTGAAATCATCTCGCTGGATGATTACCGTACGCGTTACGCCCTTTACCGCAGCGATGATGATCTGCAGGCGGTTCATGCTGCTCATCCTTTCATCTGTGTTTGGGATGATCACGAAGTAGCAAATGATACCTGGAAAGATGGTGCACAAAACCATAATGAAGGGGAAGGTCCGTTTGCCGCACGCCGAAAAGCCGCCATGAAAGCCTATTATGAATGGATGCCAATTCGTGAAACAGCCGCAGTAAACGGTGATGCCATATACCGTACCTTTGAATTCGGTGACCTCGCATCACTCATCATGCTGGATACAAGAAATATCGGGCGTGACCGGGGTTACGACTATCAGAAAGACCTACCTTACCGCTCTATTCCGTTTAATTTCTCAGATCAGGCAAATCCAGTCGCGGTGCTGGACCCTGCAGCGTTGAAGAATATTCCTACGGCTGCCATTAAATTTATTCCAGTACCTTTTGATCTTCGCGGCAAACGCCCTGTTCCAATGACAAACCTCGCGGAAATTCAAAAGCTGGATCCTAAGAAACTTCCAAAAGGTTTCAGTTACCTGCCAGATGTGGAAAAATTCAACAAAGAGATGCTGCACCACGAAGAACGCACACTTTTAGGCAGCACTCAGGAAAACTGGTTATCTGAAGAGCTTCAAAAATCAAAAGCTGCAGGCAAACCATGGCAAATCCTTGGACAACAGGTTCTCGCTGGTAAGCTGGGGATGCCATCTATCGCCGATGAGCATATTGATATTGGTAAATCCAAATATGTTTCCAAAGAGATCATCGCGTTTATGCGTATGTTGGGCCAAATGGGCATGCCCCTCAATCTCGATGCATGGGACGGTTATCCAGCTGCCAGAGAACGCGCTTTTAAAGCCATTAAAGAACATGCGAACAATGCTGTATTCCTCGCGGGTGATACTCACAATGCTTGGGCCTTCAACCTCACGGATCAAGCGGGCGATAATGTTGCAGTTGAGCTCGGCACACCAAGTGTCAGCTCACCAGGCTTAGAATCTTATCTACCTGCCCCAACCAATATTGTTGAAAAGGCACTCATGGATGCCAGCCCAGAACTGGTGCATATAAACGGTAAAGACCGTGGCTGGCTAGAACTTACTATTAGGCCAGAGGAAATCTCTGCTGAATGGTTCTATGTTTCCTCGGTTCTTGAAAAAGAATGCTCTGTTGAAAGCGGGAAAAAGCTAGTTTCAAAAGCCGGCAAACACACGCTTACA
This DNA window, taken from Kordiimonas sp. SCSIO 12603, encodes the following:
- a CDS encoding trans-acting enoyl reductase family protein, with product MSDNWMIYGATGYTGRLIAEEAKARGLKPTLAGRNAEKVKAIADELELPWAAFSVDDKHAVEAALQDKALVLSVAGPFSATADQMTDACIATGTHYLDVTGEIAVFELAASKSSNAEKAGVTLLPGVGFDVVPSDCIAAHTAKRASGPTDLTLAIFGLGGASRGTAKTGVESLGTGTSIRRGGQISKTSKPMFRSFEFDGESHEFIGVSWGDVSTAYHSTGIDNIEVYFPNAGPIKSMAKMSKNFGWLMRRKFVQNFLKKKIDEMPAGPTAEQRAKAGTQILAEVTDKDGTIYRSILSCPNGYSLTADSAVTCAEKILATNGKLGFQTPSRAFGVELLKDLKDCSIKDL
- a CDS encoding alkaline phosphatase — translated: MFKKPVSGPNRRHILTGIGATTALLATAGTTARAATKAGFHHGVASGDPLQDAVIIWTRYYGEDIANKNISGAWQISETPSFENVIKEGSFKTGPSRDFTVKVDVQGLKSGTQYYYRFSVGNTVSPTGSTKTLPADAKEAKLAVVSCSNYPQGYFNVYRKVAARPFDAVLHLGDYIYEYGDGTYDNPEAKEKGRTVKPKTEIISLDDYRTRYALYRSDDDLQAVHAAHPFICVWDDHEVANDTWKDGAQNHNEGEGPFAARRKAAMKAYYEWMPIRETAAVNGDAIYRTFEFGDLASLIMLDTRNIGRDRGYDYQKDLPYRSIPFNFSDQANPVAVLDPAALKNIPTAAIKFIPVPFDLRGKRPVPMTNLAEIQKLDPKKLPKGFSYLPDVEKFNKEMLHHEERTLLGSTQENWLSEELQKSKAAGKPWQILGQQVLAGKLGMPSIADEHIDIGKSKYVSKEIIAFMRMLGQMGMPLNLDAWDGYPAARERAFKAIKEHANNAVFLAGDTHNAWAFNLTDQAGDNVAVELGTPSVSSPGLESYLPAPTNIVEKALMDASPELVHINGKDRGWLELTIRPEEISAEWFYVSSVLEKECSVESGKKLVSKAGKHTLT
- a CDS encoding EAL domain-containing protein; its protein translation is MANIAGKVPGRFLGYAFCVGDLLLELDKDYKVLNADGAVKSTLGITPDQSFCFLDLLTEKGAGIITSAAKTLTGANRLGPFMVSVGGEGAVRERYSIFMSKLPHAPDELYIVLSKPYRLGQKESSNVSSTVSPAQLEENKAEFFERLEDLFEGNPEAEDNMQVTVIEAGEGERLDTGQQRDLENYLKSFSVGGSHAAMLANDKFAFVHERKEGSEKVDYVETIKKATGVALEAATINAADANLSEKDSMRALAFSLQQFADGSDGFDVSEIAAKSDELIGGTAERVRAFRKVLDEGAFSLVYQPIVNLKSNDVHHYEALARFDLPEMISSQWEMIRFAEDVGLILEFDKAVLYRTIRKIRELGNVGETPSIAVNISGRSLSDTEFKLDLVATLKGNKDLKRYLSIEITESAKISDLDSLGEVLSEIRNEGFRVYLDDFGAGASGFQYLKKLQIDALKIDGDYVRNATESKEDRAFLRSMVTLCRDLGIVTVGEWVETKEHAELLRSMGVDFGQGYYFGKPNAGLVMPKAKAS
- a CDS encoding TetR/AcrR family transcriptional regulator; amino-acid sequence: MTNQSDGKTRRADATRTALIEAAERLIAQNGLADVSTREILQEAGQRNQSALQYHFGSKEGLISATINERTGQMDKRRQEMIEKLGDDPSMREILEVMVLPLCELIENDAAGKNYLIFLAQAITQPSWDLRAIIKEYDIKGLDLAYQFYDKKLAHLSNEERKLRQAVGYDLTILSLTRWCLSDDENKRSLEDMIEFVINSTIAVVEG
- a CDS encoding glutathione S-transferase family protein produces the protein MGLTVCGLAGSPFFRKVCTVLNEKGVAYDIENLSPFGAGDEFTKMNPARRIPVLKDSDVGDDFVLPDSSAIVHYIERKYSKNSLMPSDPVEYGRAMWFEEYADSEMASKIGLGVFRKVVFPQMAKQAPDLEGAIEVIRNTLPAIHDYIEGELEDKEWLAGDMFSIADISVAVQYGNLAFTGYAPSAERWPNLAAFMRRVGQKESFAGLHMRAATYFAEMKKVELDPTEGL